TCCATGTCGGTGACACCATTGGTATCTATCTTCTTCTCTGTCTAttcctttaatttttgtttctttagtCTTTTGCAAACTTTTATAAACGTAGATTCATATacttatgaatatatatatattcatgctGAATATATGCAGTTTTTGATTACAACACACAATTTCACAATGTGAAGCAAGTGAGGCACCAAGATTTCCAGACCTGCAATGTCACATCTCCTATGGCCACTTACTCCAGCGGCAGCGACTCGATCACCCTGAAGAGGTCTAGCCATCTCTACTTCACCTGTGGCTTCCCTGGCCACTGCCAAGCAGGCCAAAAGGTCGACATCAGGGTTCTTCCAGCTTCTATCGCCCTTACCGGAAGCCCAACctcaagcccaagcccaagcccaaatgATCTTGCTTTTGGTTTTGGGTTACCCTCCATCACAACACCCTCTTCTCCAGCCCAAAATAGCGCTGCCAGGCCCGCTATATCTACTCTCTTCTATTCCTCACTCGGGTCGTTACTTTTGGTCGCTCTTGGATTATGGATGGCTGGGTTTGAACAGTAGTATTTTCTAATTCTTTTTTGTCGATTGGATATTTTCTAATTCTCAAGACTTCGGAATTATGAAGGAAATATAACTTTCATCGCAAagcccccccttttttttttcttttcacctGATTTGTCTGATTTGTCTTATACAAACACTAGTTTATTTTCTTCATGAATCAATACGTATGAGAATCTGAAATCGATTTCAAAGCCTATACAATAACAATATCAAACACATGACAAACCAGGTCAATAATCAAATAAATGTGCCATTCATGGAACTTTATCCAGTTTTTGGAATCAGAGCAACTAATAATAGACTAATGGCCTTATTTTATTGCAGCTATAAGCACACCTGCACAGCCTAACATACAATCTCTCAAAAAACATATTAGatggttaaattttttttaatcaaactgCTGAATTCATAATAGACAAGAATTTTGAAGGGGTCATTACTCATTACAACCTCAAAGGAAACACAAGAcactacaagtctacaactcTGAGACAATCGAAGAAATCATCTATTATATATTTGCATGACAAAATTCAGTGAGCAAAGCTACGCCCTTTCGAACAATCTTGTCCCTAAACTCAATTATTCCCAGCCTCCATCACGAACCTGGGGGTTACTGGAAAGAAgtaatttaaaaattatactaCTGGAAATAATTACTATAAAGTTCAGACCAACATCGTTATCCATTTCAATGAGAGAAGAATACAAAATGTGATTTGTGTTTATGTAAACAATCTGATTAACAGACTATTTTAGTTCCCTTCCAAGCTTGAAAAGTTAAAAGTAACAACCTACTACCACAACAAGAAACCAGTGGGAATTTTGAAATAGGAACAAAGCGCTCCATGCTTCAAATTATGAAAGAGATTATCAAACAGTCACACTTTGTTGAGGTAATAGCCTCCCCTCTTTTTCTCACCTTAAGCAGCAATGTTAATGCACTAGTGCTCTTCTAAATTCACACACAAAATCTATTCAAACTATTCATTTTATCTAGCTTGCTCTTCTCACCTCAATAAAGGACTAATAGAGCTGGGACCAATCATCTTGAGGAACTTAGTCTTAGTGATGTGGAGTAAGCACTGCAAAGAAAAAGCCAAAAAGGGGAATAAGATATTGCGTTATGGAAAAACAACCCAAATTCAAAGCCATATATCTTGAGGAATGCGGGCACCAAATCTCAAAGCATGAAGTAAAGTTAAACGGAAGTTGCAAAGTACGGGAATGATTACAGCTATGAATGGAAGTGATAGAAAGTTCATAGCTCTTTgtgctggtggtggtggtctGACACTGTTTCACATCTTCATCAGAAAATGATTTAAAAGTTCCAACCATACAAGTAATAGACACACAACTCACAGCAAAACAAACAGGTTAAAACATTCAAGGACATCACAACACTAATTGAAACTATTCCAGGAAAAAGTCTCCGGTTAAATTAAAAGGACTTACCTAGTCCTATAATTCTAACGAAATGTCTTGCATTAATTGTTTTTAAAGGAACTCCTGTAGACAAGCAATACCAATTCCTGCTAACTAACGCGATTACGCGAATAACAAAGATCAATGCACATTTACACTAACTCGTATCAGTAACTAGTAAAACTACTACTCAAAATAGGAATTAGAGATGGCACATCGGAATCAATTAATCACCGGagacaaaattttgattttcacACTGCGCCAACCAATTGCTTTTAAGCTGATGGGGTGTCCGCATTATTCGTACCCCACTCTTCGTCAGCCTTGTTACCATTAACGAGGACAGCACCATCTGTAGAATCAACATCCACCACAACAGCCTCCTCTTGCCTCTCTTCTCCATTCTGCTCCTCAGCCTCCTGTTCTTCTCCATTCTGTTCTGTCGCCTGTGACGAAAACAATACACAATAATGCCCTTGCAATATATACTATGCATGCCACAAATAACTCTTAAGGGCATGAACTCCTCAAATAACAGGCGAGTCAAATAATTGCATGTCCTCAATTTAGTGCGTTCACCAtatgaagaaaattgaaaactgACACCTAACACTAGCTAAAGCTACTGTTCGAACTCATTGGCAGCTTAATGCTGTAGTGGTCAGCTTTATAACATGTAGAAATTCTGTTAGAAAAGGCTTCAAATGAATGCTGCAGCATTTTCGGAAAATGGCTTTCATCCGTTCAAGAAAGTAGCCTTACAATTTCTTCACATTCTTCATGTatgttagttttcacttgttccaCTTATTTCTTCTATTTCCTCTTTCTTGTAAAGTTTTGGTGGCAACCCCTAGGTGCCCTGCAATAAAGTTCTCTTCCGTTAAGAAGAAAAATGTAGACCCTGAATTATCCACCTGTAAAACTAAATCCCCTTTACCTTAACTAGAAGAGAAATGCAAAGTCACTGCACTTAAACAATTTGAAATTGTAATGAGTACAGCCGTACTGTACTGTGTAGGCCAATAGAATTTGAGGTATATCCCCTTCCCCATATACCcatgccaaaaaaaaatcatattggaACTTATACACACCTCATGATCATATTCTCCATTTTCAAGAGGTTCCTCTTCCATCTGCATATTTCTGAAAGCCTCCACAAGGGTCATGTGAGATTTATCAATGTGATTTATGTAGTCCTCGGCAGGCGGAAGCACACCTCTGCAAAGTAATTTTAGAGATAAATAATAAGCAAACATCTACCATTGCCTCACAAGCAGACACTGACATTCATATTTATTGATGCAGCTTGTCATCATAGACTCATAGTGCCAACAACTGAGACAAATCTCATAACATACAACTTTCCACTGACAAGATAAAGGCCAGGCAACTGAAATTTtaagtaaaaagaaaaatgtctGTGAGATTGCGATCTAATTGAAGCGACAAAGAACCCACAAATAAATGCAGAC
This genomic stretch from Tripterygium wilfordii isolate XIE 37 chromosome 22, ASM1340144v1, whole genome shotgun sequence harbors:
- the LOC119991426 gene encoding mavicyanin-like — translated: MALKRGVIIAFMVSLMAIFGACSGAVYRVGDTAGWIATGAVDYNKWASTKTFHVGDTIVFDYNTQFHNVKQVRHQDFQTCNVTSPMATYSSGSDSITLKRSSHLYFTCGFPGHCQAGQKVDIRVLPASIALTGSPTSSPSPSPNDLAFGFGLPSITTPSSPAQNSAARPAISTLFYSSLGSLLLVALGLWMAGFEQ